The genomic window GGCATGTTGTTACATTAATGAAACACATAATCGGCACTCTGTTATCTGCAAGAAATtgcgcaaccccccccccccccccccaaacaaatacaaaaaacgaCTCCCAATCTTTCTCAGTCACTATGTTAAGTTGAATTGGTTGAAGTTGATCTTCATGACAATGTCTTGGACGTCAACGAAGATTCGTCGGATGTTCTCCGTGTCCGTGGCGCAGGTGAAGTGATGGTAGAGGGTCTTCATGTGGTTGGCGTGCTGGTCCGTATACATCTGTAGGATGAACTTCTTGGCTGCAGCAGCGTCTCCCCGGGGCCCTGGGTGAAAGAGTTGTAGACGACTTGTGAATGACATAGAAGAGACTCGCGTTATTGACTACCGAAGCCAAGGCAACCAAGGCAATCGTAGGCAACCAAGGAGTTCTGGAAGCAGGTCTTCCCGCCTGCCAACCGCAGATTTTTTATTAACATGACCTTATTACCaacttgaaaaaaacattgtcaGTTCTTTTTGTTGAATCCTATGTGACAAATCTTTAATTAAAATGTGGTTATTATTAAGTTAAATTATTTAGAAAACGTGTGGTTCAGctaaatggatggatggagcagCTGTTATTAAAAAAAGGACATATTGCAGTTTTAAATCCACATCATTGATTTGCGCGCATGTCAGACCTCTGAACGTGGGGAAATAATCTGCCAAGTTGGAATGCGGGATCTTTTCCTCCAGCAGGTCTGTTttgttgaggaagaggatgaagtGGGTCTCTTGGAAACAGGGGTTGGAGACAATAGTCCTGAATAAGGCTTTGCTCTCTTCCAGTCGATTCTGAGAAGATCAAAAACAAGAAAATAGCTTGAAATCATCTATCAACAGCCAAGCTTCAGGACAGGATGAAAAGTATCATCGACTTCCTCTCTTcttaaacatttaaaatgaacCCATGTCTTTGCCCTTACCTCCTTCGTATTTTCAAAGAGGACCTGGTCGTACTCGCTGAGGGCAACAAGGTAAATAACGGTTGTTACGGACTCAAAACAATGGATCCACTTCCTCCGCTCCGAGCGCTGGCCTCCCACATCCACCATCCTGTATCAAAGGACCCATAGAAAAGAGGAATTTAGGTGGACCAAATTATGAATAATATACTCTGTCACAGTATGGGGTAAGGTGGGAACCCAAATGAGGTGCGTAATTAAATGGCCAAAAGACAAAATACCTAGCAAAAACGCCATTACTAGCGGTGCAACAGAACCACTTTCCGCCTGAATTCAATGAGACAAAAATTGTCCCATGGCCGAAGTATAGCGCTAAGATGTCGCCGGAGCCTCACTGCCTAACAGTTCTCCCATGACTCCTGCACTGTTTGGGTTGTAGCTTCAAGGTCGAATGCAcaaattgtaagtcgcttttgtgtgtcagtgtgttcaaTGCGTATCAATGTTTGCTATACAATATACAAAGACAGAACACACAGTTATAATTCCCATTGGCGCTATCATGACTGCTCATCTTTGCTTCAAGTGAATCGCTCAACCCAGCTCAACCCAGCTTCTAACGACGAAGCTGGGTTTAAAAGGTGGTTCAGTAGACGGCCTTTGCCATCACCTTCCCGGGCAAACACCGTCTTCTGCTTTTTATCTAGCACAGGTGGGCACTCGCTTTCATTTTCCAGGGAGTCGAACAACTGGTGTTTATAGCGTAGCTCTGACGGCTAGGTGGcttgagttgggggggggggggggcgcgggttCGGGAGAATAGTTTCATTCTGTTTTTCAGTTCTCGTTATGGTCAGGGTGGGGGGCATTGGACTGGACTAAAATGGACTTGAATGTGAAGTGGGACGTGGCCTGAAGGGACTTACCTGAAAATAGCTTTCTTCATGTCAAAGGGGTACTCTATGATACCCGTGGTGGGCACTCTGACTCGTAGAATGTCCTGCAGCGTGGGGACGTACGACGGAGCAGTGATTCTGTCCAAATCACTCAGGTAGCTGAAGAACAAACACATTAAACGACAGCGGACAGGGAAGTCTAGGGGTTACTTACTTCATTAATTAAAAACACAGAAAGGAAAATTACCATGTTTTCAAGGGAAGCTTAAAGGATGCTCATTTGTAGCCATGATTTTGCTGTGACAGTTTGGTATACAGTATAAATATATAGcattatataataaaataaatacattcaatTACATATAACAATTGCAAACAAAGTTTGCACCTTAAATtccatgcatatatatatatatatatatatatatatatatatatatatatatatatatatatatatataaatatatatatatttatattagggatgcaccgaatattcggccaccgaacggcccaaaacataatgttcggtttcggccgaaggagtaaaaaggctgAACATAATTCGCCgaacatttatattatttatttataaaaataaaaataaagtttactcatttatttaaaggtaaattattcttaaattcttgctataatgtctgctggaatgttagaaaaagttcagtattaaataaatattttggatcaaatttgtaattgattttttttatagaaaagcaagacaaaaaagtttatataggacatttaattgtttgatttatgaaatggtgaaaaattaaagcaaaatgaatgaaaaacattgaAAGACACATTCGGTACTCGGTTTCGgccttcggccaactgtttcagtatattcggtttcggtttcggccaagaattttcatttcggtgcatccctaatttatatatatatatacacacacaaatatatacacgtAATTTAAAGGCATACTTTTGTTTATCTATACACTTCACAACATTTAAATCCCTGTGACTATAGCTACCTCAAATGTTTACCTATGTGTACTAATTCCAATTTTAAAACTTTCATGCAAATAAATGTCTTCACTCTATTGCCCAATGAGTTTACAATATGCTGAGCCTACAGCCCACTGATGAAGCCCTTGTATTTGCCGTACTGTGAATGTCACAAACTGGGTGTCTCTGGTAAATCTTGCCATGATTTCAAATCCCAAGCGGTGCACATCACCCAGGGATGGTTATGCCGCCAGAGAGGCTATGGCGGCGCACTTGCACAGATGTGTTCTCTTCACAATAGGTGGCGCCAAAGAAAACAAACGGAGCTCTTCGAGGTGACCACTTTAAGGGCATTTTATTTGAGCTACTTCATGTATTTTTGTTACGTGCGTGGTTGTTGTCCTTGTGTTTTCCTCCGTGTCTCCCCTCTTGTTCTCTGTAGGTGTCACGCCATTTGCTGTTCCTGCAGCATCGGCCAACCCCCTGTCCAATCTTGGCTGTCCATCCAATTAGTGTCATGAGGCCATTATAACTTGCAACTGTTTCTCGATTGTAACCCACTCCATTGTCTGTTTGGTTGATGTGTAGTGGCCAGTTATTTATTGTGTGCTTGGTACGCCACAGGGGTTTAGGTGAATAGGGAAGATACCCATGGGTTATACTACCATCCACTACGAAGTTTTCGTGTGTTAACACATCAGGTTAGAAGCGGGGGCCGCGCTATGTATGCATTAGCCTAGGCTGCATGTGTTCACTTGTAGTTGTCACTTTATTTTCGCtttctttgatttggctccTCTTATAGTTCCCTATACCCCTTGGCACATTCTTCCTAATTAATACACCTGTGTATTAGTTCTCTGTTTATGGCGTGCTTTTGTTCCTCCAGTCAGTTCGACGTCGATATGTGTTATGGTTCCCCTACTCCCCCTAGACATAAACAGCTTACAACTTGGAGCCGTAACACTTTTACTACTTTTACAGATTTGCGTTCAACTAAGATATCTGTCTaaaacttaaaggttgggtatggaattctcttttttggtcatttttgcaaaattacttgaaatccttatcataacccacttacagccactgagttagaagtactgacatgaaaattaaacaagtcaatcatctgtggaacgggcagggctcgaaaaactccagccaatgatttccagaaccactgagtggcattggacagtaagtatgtcaatcaaacggtcgtactgcactccccctcctccgcgcgtgaccccttcgtgcttGTACTCAAAGcacgtgacccagagcaagcttctgtttgttgttatcctgcggtagctactggagctagctaactcgctaatccacatttggacctagcactagaagacaaccctaaactccaaccgagctagcctggctcgctctcgcgcatctgtgtttgcgctcgtgcatgattgcgcgtccatgtacttggaatgggtggagttagagtcagcgttgaaggagagggggtaggaccatttgagttgtgtattttcaaaatctgctggcgtttcgcaaatcctatacccaacctttaagtgtgACTATCTATGGCAATACACACCActttatatgtatacacactgtatacgtgtacgcacacacacacacacacacacacacacacacacacacacacacacacacacacacacacaccattctcaTTTCCATGACATGGATATTATAACTCACTATTCGGCGGAGTCAGAGAGCTGGAATTCCCTCCTGCGTTGGAAGCTTCTGCGGACCCCCTGGTCGCTCCACACCTTGCGGATGGCGTCCACCTGCCAGAGCTCCAGAGCAGACACCTGGCCTACTTGGAGCTGGCTCAGCCTCTCCGCCAGGACctggcatacacacagactataAACCTACAGGCTGAGAGATCAAGATTATCATCAAGCCTAGCGTTATTCTGGTCTACCGCAACGCAATTTCCGTTCTCTAACTTCCTGACCTATGAGCTGTGTACATGGGATTACAGTCCCTggagcaataataataatataattgttaGTGCATGTGCGCGTAAGTTGGAGCctgagtgtgtgcatttgacGAAGAATTACAAAAGTATCTCACAATGTTATTGTCGTCAATGTAGTCAATGTGTAACATTCCCATGGCGCTAATCAGTGCCTGGATGGCAGTGACCATGTTCTGAAACACGAGACGAGCAAAGCCTCTTCTCTCCGCCTCTGTGTATCCAGATCCATGGATGATTCTCATCTGCTTGATGAAAGTGCTCTTCCCACTTTCCCCGGTCCCTGGGCACATCACAGAAATACGGAAGACAAAACATGGACAAGGATCAAAGTGCGCCCGAAATAGGACGTTTGGACATATATGCATATgggtactacacacacacacacacacacacaaacacacacacacacacacacacacacacacacacacacacacacacacacacacacacacacacacacacacacacacacacacacacacacacacacacacacacacacacacgcgcacacacacatgcacacacacacacacacacacgcacacacacattagatatGCTTATCTATAACAAACCTAACAGGTCACTTAGATCTACTGACACTGGCCAGTTGGTTGTGCCTAGAGTCAGGTCTAGGCAGGGTGAAATGGCATTTAGCCATTGTGCTGTCCACCAAGTACCAACAGAAATGAAATCTGCCCCTTCTGTAACaacttttaaaaataaattaaaaacccATTTATTTTCTCTTGCTTTCAATTAATCTTGTTTTTGTTTCGTTTTATTCTGTTGTTACttgaataaatatgtatatgattattttttatttgtttatttatatatatctattatatatatatatatataatatatatatttttttaaagcactTTGAATAACCAGTTTGTCTGATACAGTGTTATACAAATAAATTTGACTTTGACATTGACTTTGACTCACGCGTACGCCTCGAGAGGGCAATAATTGATTTATAAGTGAAAGCTTTACTTATCAAATCAACATTATATAGCCAACCAACATAGTGttgcaaaaataaaaatttaaCAATGCCCATAAAATGAGCCTCTACAAGAAGTTGCATATTTGTTTTGCAAAATCATATCAGCTGTCCAGGTTGATATGATCTTGCCTTCTTGATAGTTACTTTATATTTCGGGTTagtaggctagttattggtctcTACGAATATTCTATTGATTTTGCATAATTGCATTTATTCGCATTGACCATTGTATTTCACATTAATACAATTATATCATTTAAATagataaaatattcaaataaagtTTCATCTAGATTCTAAGACGCATTAGTTCATCAGTCAATGCGTGGAAGTCAACCAGTCCAAAATGTGATGGGTGACCACTTCAATTAGCGGAGCCCACGGCAGACTTACCTAAGAGAAGCAACTTTATTTCACGGCGGGATTTCTCTTCATCACGACGAAGCATTCTTTGTATTTCAACATGTATCCTGTGTTGTTCCTTTTGTTGAGTAGACATACAACATTCGTCCATTTTAAACGGTAGAGTGCTGCTGAGGGGTTGGTATTGATAGTATATTGTTAAAGTAATGTCACAGCTAACAAGATGCCTAGATATTTCAACTGAAGCGTCCAAGAAAAGCGTCCTCGAGGTGGGTGAAACATTTACGTcaataatgaatacaaattaataaaaaaaaaaacggcaggTGTATTTCACATTCCTTGGTTTATAGGCGGGGAAATAGGCAGTCCTTGGCATGGAGGTATGTGTTAACAGGTAGTCTGGGAGAGGAGGTTCAGGTATTAAAGCGTTATCACGGTCTACTAGAACGCAATTTCCGGACGTATGAACAATCTACGCCACTTAACAGGCTCCGGGGCAATACGACAAGAATTACAACAACATCAACGACAAGGAGAATAAATGTGCCGTTTTTacaaaaaattgacaaaacAATAACCGAATCATTTAAAGGAAACGGATATCCCTTAACCGGAAGTCTATTCTCTCGCCAATAACGCCTATTACTATATGAGGTGGTCGATTGTCAGTTAATATGCGAACAATTCAATTGGCGTAACTTCAGCTACGTGATGAATAGGCAACACCCTTTCATTTGTGAGATACAGATATGCACCCCCTGCTGTTTGTAACATTTGAAAGAAAACGTGAAAAACCTGCCAATCACTTTGGTTATAACTTATGGCTATACTTTATATGTTATGGCTATAGGATTAGAGGAAGTTTTTGCAAATAGTCTATAGCAAAATATCAGGCCATTCATACCATAATGGATAAAAATCTGTTAAACTTTAATGAGACATTTGAATCAAAATTGAAATATacccattttttatttaaaaggtGTATTACTTAAACAAATAAGACACTTGCCATGTAACAAAGGCCACGTAGTACTAAAAACATTTAGATTTGACTTTATTCATTCCCTTTTTCACCATTCGCCGCCTTATTTATGATTACACAATAAAAGTCAGCTTTATCTTCAGTTCCTTCCAACACTCAACAATTATACATAGTTAAAAGGCACAAGATATTATTGGTATGTACTGTTTCAAACGACAATATAAGAACAGTGTCATGCGGCGACATCGATCATTTTAGCTTTAGATATGTTTTTAGACTGGAAATACAATCCTGCTTTTAAAAAGAAATTACTTTGTAAAGATTATACTTGGCAATACAATCAGTGATAATTATTATAACTTAAATACTCATGGGTTGAGCTTACTGTTTTTACAATGCATCGGCGAAATACtttgaagtaaagtaaaaataaattcatCAAATCTGATATCAAACAGTAAAAGTAACACATGCAGCACAAAAACCAacagtaaaaacaaaataaaaaatgtgtacAATGTGCAAATCAATACCTGTACGCAAGTGAATGTGTTATAAGCAATAATAACTCCACAAATAGAAAAAttaaatcatttaaatataCCCAAAGATACAAAAATAAACGTAACCAACTTAGGTTAGCGGTGTGTGGCGCTGCACAGCAGTTAAATCTACGTACTGGGGTTACATTTTGGATGTGTGCAACCTGTtcgcaaaataataaaaagaataattatatatatatatatatatatatatatatatatatacatatatatatatttgttctaGTGTTCATTTATAAAGTCGTACACTGGAATTCTCTCCCTCTAAAAAGGACTTTGTGGGTCACAGTGCACCGTACCTATGTCCCCAGTAAGAGGGACCATACTGAATGATTATTAGGATATACTTCTTCATCAGAGTCGACTTCatcagagaccaggggagaggcgGGGCGGTGCAGTCACTGGGCCAGGCTATGCTGTGAGTTCCTCCCGTCACTGATGGCCATATTCTACTTATTAAAGTTAGCAGTAGAGTAAGTCaactctcttccccccccccccccacccccccaagcTCACACTAGATTGTACTCCTCCAGGTTCTTCTGCAGGATGTAGTCTTTGACCGCGTGGAAGACAAAGCGAATGTTATCCGTGTCCGTGGCGCAGGTGAAGTGGGAGTAGATGATTttggagggctctgggttcaGGTTCTCAAACATCTTCAGGATGAAGTCCCTCCCTGCCATGATGTCTCGTGGTGGGCCTGGGACATTGGAGAGCAGAGATCAGTTGAATAACAGTACAATTGACACTTATTTCTTTGCCGATTTCTATCACGATGACTCACCGTCATATTCAGGGAAGTAGTCGACCAAATGAGAGAAGAGGATTTTCTCCTCGAGCAGATCAATCTTATTCAGGAACAGGATGACTGATGAGTTCTTGAACCACTGGTAGGTTATTATCGTCTGAAATAAGGCTTTGCTCTCCTCCATTCgattcttgaaaaaaaaaaaaacataataagaaatataaataaaaaaacatttcagaatGATTTGAATCGTCAACAAGGATCAGATATTAAACAGCAGTACTTACaggagtgtgtctgtatgcattatcatacacatgcacacacacacacacacacaccttttcaacGGACATTAGCATGACTCAATGTAGTGTCTCAAGGGCTCCCCCTGCAGGAATGCAGCGCATACTACCACATAGCAATGAACACCACCACGTTGTAATGCCATGTTTGAGCCAGTGTGTAAACGTCAACATGCAGAAGGGGAAGGCCAGGAAGAGGAAAGGTACAGAAATCCAGAGTAATTTGGGTACAGCTTCAAGTGACTCTTTATTGTGATTGATCTCCTTACCAGACACAGCAGATACAAAGATAGATCAGTAAGATCCAAGATTGCTTGGATGCTTTTGTCTCCGAATGAGGGTGTTGAAACTGTTAAAGCGGGGTATACCGATTCTGTTTTCTGTCTTGATTACAACGCCCGAATAGAAATACGATTTCTTGTGTATCACATGATGTTGTGTGCATGATTACAACAAGTACATCGGCACCCGGAATCTCAGCCAGGGCCAACATGTCCGGGCAGCAATCAAATATTGCCCGGGGATGTATGACGATCCTGGTAAACGGCATGAGGATGAAGAAATTAGGCCCGCTCCTCACCACGTTGTCCGATTCCACCAGGACCTGGTCGTACTCGCTGAGGGCCACCAGGAACATGATGGAGGTGACCTTCTCAAAACAATGGatccacttcctcctctccgAACGCTGGCCGCCAACATCCACCATTCTAGGATGGCCCAGGACAACATTCAGCACATAAGAACACCAAAAGGGGACAGTAGAGGTTTGTGAATGTGACCATAGACTCCTTAAAAGGTGACattttataccaccaggtgtgtgtgtgtgtgaatagccGTTGCAAgcagttttgaaaatcggcctcttctgacatcacaagtgggcgtgtccgcctagatgtatgctggatagatcagtctaccaggctacccagtggactgtagcaaacgttgcacATCTATCcctcatacatctaggtggacacgtccactt from Gadus macrocephalus chromosome 4, ASM3116895v1 includes these protein-coding regions:
- the LOC132455765 gene encoding guanine nucleotide-binding protein subunit alpha-14-like; protein product: MDECCMSTQQKEQHRIHVEIQRMLRRDEEKSRREIKLLLLGTGESGKSTFIKQMRIIHGSGYTEAERRGFARLVFQNMVTAIQALISAMGMLHIDYIDDNNIVLAERLSQLQVGQVSALELWQVDAIRKVWSDQGVRRSFQRRREFQLSDSAEYYLSDLDRITAPSYVPTLQDILRVRVPTTGIIEYPFDMKKAIFRMVDVGGQRSERRKWIHCFESVTTVIYLVALSEYDQVLFENTKENRLEESKALFRTIVSNPCFQETHFILFLNKTDLLEEKIPHSNLADYFPTFRGPRGDAAAAKKFILQMYTDQHANHMKTLYHHFTCATDTENIRRIFVDVQDIVMKINFNQFNLT